A window from Drosophila willistoni isolate 14030-0811.24 chromosome XR unlocalized genomic scaffold, UCI_dwil_1.1 Seg143, whole genome shotgun sequence encodes these proteins:
- the LOC6645364 gene encoding formin-binding protein 1-like isoform X5 — protein sequence MASGSGSSISKLAAESETTTGGAAAAAGTAPNSDKMSWGTELWDQNENLSNHTNKGIDALDKLCNLLRDRAAIETEYAGKLRRLVKNYQPKKKEEEDNEFTSTQAIRNVLKEVGDLAGQREVVSETLLLQTIQGMTLLSKQLREDRKRCLAEGGNLQQNLTTQLSSLDRAKRNYEKAYRDSEKAVDNYKKADMDLNLSRAEVERYKTIMTSKIQQSDDAKNEYANQLQKTNNLQQQHFTILLPAVFNRLQELDEKRTRGIREFIIGAADVESSVAPIIARCMEGMVKAGESINEKEDSFKVIERYQSGFTPPTDIPFEDLSKLDPDAVQDSTYSNSTSHLLTVKGTISANKIKKRVGIFSLFGSTKNSLTADGQKEDFSDLPPNQRRKKLQAKIAELQQKISQETNARDGLMKMKIVYEANSSLGNPMTVEGQLNESEHKLEKLKIDLKKYQGYLDKANQLQTANNSPQANRNQLQNGHRASRHSNGSADDHHDDGDDQPDDAGSLSSSASPESGLGTSHTSLPGSGQGSANENAIGEDAYYETEVEPLQPLGTCRALYPFEATSEGSIPMNEGEELQVIEIDQGDGWTRVRRANNSNGWDEGFVPTSYIECTLFA from the exons GATCAGAATGAAAATCTATCAAATCACACAAACAAAGGCATCGACGCCTTAGATAAATTATGCAATCTTCTAAGAGATCGTGCAGCCATAGAAACGGAATATGCCGGCAAATTAAG GCGCTTAGTGAAAAATTATCAGCCCAAAAAGAAGGAGGAGGAAGACAATGA ATTTACATCGACGCAAGCGATTCGCAATGTTCTCAAGGAAGTGGGCGATTTGGCCGGCCAACGTGAGGTGGTATCAGAGACCCTGCTGCTCCAGACTATACAAGGCATGACATTGCTATCAAAGCAATTGCGTGAGGATCGTAAG AGATGCCTAGCTGAGGGTGGCAACCTGCAACAAAATCTTACAACGCAACTATCCTCGCTGGATCGCGCCAAGCGTAACTATGAGAAGGCCTATCGTGATTCAGAGAAGGCTGTGGATAATTATAAGAAAGCCGATATGGATTTAAATCTGAGTCGTGCGGAAGTGGAACGCTACAAGACCataatgacatcgaagattcAACAATCGGACGATGCCAAAAACGAGTACGCCAATCAATTGCAGAAGACGAATAATCTGCAGCAACAGCACTTTACTATCCTTTTGCCCGCCGTCTTCAATCGCCTGCAAGAGCTGGATGAGAAACGTACGCGTGGCATAAGAGAATTCATCATCGGAGCAGCCGATGTCGAGTCATCTGTGGCGCCCATTATAGCCAGGTGTATGGAGGGTATGGTCAAGGCTGGTGAATCGATAAACGAGAAGGAGGATTCCTTTAAAGTCATAGAGCG ATATCAATCGGGTTTCACACCACCTACAGATATACCATTTGAGGATCTATCGAAACTTGATCCGGATGCTGTACAGGATTCAACATACAGCAATTCCACCTCACATCTCTTGACTGTCAAGGGTACAATTAGTGCGAACAAGATTAAGAAACGTGTGGGCATCTTTAGTTTATTCGGCAGCACTAAG AACTCTCTAACGGCTGACGGGCAAAAGGAGGACTTTAGCGATTTGCCACCAAATCAGAGACGCAAAAAACTGCAGGCCAAGATCGCCGAATTGCAACAGAAAATTTCCCAAGAGACGAATGCTCGTGATGGCctaatgaaaatgaaaatcgtCTATGAGGCGAACTCATCGCTGGGCAATCCGATGACCGTTGAGGGACAACTTAACGAATCCGAGCACAAATTGGAAAAGCTAAAAATCGatttaaagaaatatcaaGGCTATTTGGATAAGGCAAATCAATTGCAGACGGCAAATAATAGCCCGCAAGCGAATCGAAATCAACTACAAAACGGGCACAGAGCATCGAG ACATTCCAATGGCAGCGCCGAtgatcatcatgatgatgGCGATGATCAGCCCGACGATGCTGGCAGCTTAAGCAG TTCGGCTAGTCCCGAAAGCGGTCTGGGCACATCGCATACATCGCTACCAGGTTCGGGGCAGGGCAGTGCCAATGAGAATGCCATCGGTGAGGATGCGTATTACGAAACAGAAGTGGAACCGCTTCAACCATTGGGCACATGTCGTGCTCTTTATCCCTTCGAAG CCACCAGCGAAGGCAGCATACCGATGAATGAGGGCGAGGAGCTGCAAGTAATTGAAATTGATCAAGGCGATGGATGGACGCGAGTACGACGAGCTAACAATTCCAATGGCTGGGACGAGGGATTTGTGCCCACTAGCTATATTGAGTGCACGCTCTTTGCTTAG